A genomic segment from Nicotiana tabacum cultivar K326 chromosome 9, ASM71507v2, whole genome shotgun sequence encodes:
- the LOC107829753 gene encoding uncharacterized protein LOC107829753: protein MDHEVFENVKYEKARAMVRFNRFRKMMKLLQFVEVLLAFMFISWSWTYLPAAVKFSGDLLVELSVYIFNPHVIFLIGNAIIVSVLLLCRQTEAENHSVTGGIHRDDVRSCEVQLPIVTTCDGYVVTSSPSSSPGIAVPNFAGDESKQIVCSESKVPNKVQSDAAETTIDVTTKNIQILQRTKSENLKQEIPVNPSKKLRRSQTDMSAVDTLSSEEFKLTIEAFIKKNQIFFEKQRLAETEQEKLIT from the coding sequence ATGGATCATGAAGTGTTTGAAAACGTGAAATATGAGAAAGCCAGAGCAATGGTACGGTTCAATCGGTTTCGGAAAATGATGAAGTTGTTGCAATTTGTTGAAGTGCTCTTGGCCTTCATGTTTATTTCCTGGTCCTGGACATATCTCCCGGCCGCCGTTAAATTCTCCGGCGACTTATTGGTCGAACTCTCAGTTTATATATTCAATCCTCATGTCATTTTTCTCATTGGCAACGCAATTATTGTCTCTGTCTTATTGCTCTGCCGTCAAACAGAAGCCGAGAACCACTCCGTCACTGGCGGTATCCACCGCGACGATGTCCGCTCCTGTGAAGTTCAACTACCGATTGTCACTACCTGTGACGGCTATGTGGTAACTTCATCACCTTCTTCGTCGCCGGGCATTGCGGTGCCTAATTTCGCCGGAGATGAAAGTAAGCAGATTGTTTGCTCAGAAAGCAAGGTGCCGAATAAGGTGCAAAGCGACGCCGCAGAGACGACAATAGATGTAACAACGAAGAATATACAGATACTTCAAAGGACTAAATCGGAGAATTTGAAGCAAGAGATTCCAGTGAATCCTTCAAAAAAGCTCCGGCGTTCCCAGACAGACATGTCGGCGGTAGACACACTTAGCAGCGAAGAATTTAAGCTTACTATTGAAGCGTTCATAAAGAAGAATCAAATCTTTTTTGAGAAACAGAGACTAGCTGAAACAGAGCAGGAAAAATTGATCACATAA
- the LOC142163922 gene encoding uncharacterized protein LOC142163922 — protein sequence MDAGFDNSADPQCFLDGTLKALRALGCSSERAMKLVAYKLEDMANTWYGTILLGRPAGAAPLTWDEFSTTGTENRDRGAGDRATVNQGQGNAGRVATPVGESLLAEYVYRACKIQVEDIDTLADLIVLDMIDFDKLMGMDCLSSCYAIVDFHAKIVKFEIPNEPYFILRGSQVREICKVVSFMKAQRLMKKGSLGFLAIVNDTRKETISIENVPVMREFSDVFPKDLPGLPPQRDLNLRQLQWMELLKDYDCSILYHPRKANVVADELSRKSIGSLAHIVPARRPLVEDMHRLEGTSVRFSVKNLEALLACVQAKSSLVERIKATQYEDERFCKYRDEALAGKSKDMIVESDGVLQMGDRLCVADVDGLRHAILIEAHNSRYTIHPESTKMSRHQRPAGLLQQIEILEWTWERITMDFVTGLPHTLRGYDSVWVIVDRLTKSAHFLPAKTTYGGVRQKSYADKSRRDLVFTIEDKVFLRVSPMKGVIRFGKRGKLSLRFIGPYEILDRVRAVAYRLALPPELSFIHPVFHVSMLRKCISDSSQMLEAPTIPLDEKLSYEEEPMAIANRQVRKLRSKEIEFVKVLWRNHTVEEAT from the exons atggatgcag GTTTTGATAATTCAGCAGATCCTCAATGTTTCTTGGATGGGACACTCAAGGCATTGCGTGCTCTAGGATGTTCTAGTGAGAGGGCCATGAAGCTCGTAGCATACAAACTAGAGGATATGGCTAACACATGGTATGGAACTATATTGCTAGGAAGGCCAGCAGGAGCAGCCCCACTGACATGGGACGAGTTCA GTACAACAGGTACAGAAAATAGAGATCGAGGTGCTGGTGATCGTGCTACTGTGAATCAAGGACAAGGGAAtgctggtagag TTGCTACTCCTGTTGGGGAGTCTCTATTAGCTGAATATGTGTACCGTGCTTGTAAGATTCAGGTTGAGGATATAGATACTCTAGCTGACcttattgtacttgatatgattgactttgacaAGCTGATGGGAATGGATTGCTTATCTTCTTGCTATGCTATCGTCGAttttcatgcaaagatagttAAATTTGAGATACCAAACGAACCCTATTTTATTCTAAGAGGGAGTCAGGTTCGAGAGATTTGCAAAGTtgtatcttttatgaaggctcaacgacTTATGAAGAAAGGCTCATTGGGTTTCTTAGCTATTGTAAATgacacaagaaaggaaacaattaGTATAGAAAATGTACCAGTCATGAGagaattttctgatgtatttcccAAGGATTTACCAGGATTGCCTCCA CAGAGAGATCTGAACCTTCGGCAACTTCAGTGGATGGAATTACTCAAAGACTATGATtgttctattttgtatcatcctagaaaagccaatgttgtggctgaCGAATTGAGCAGAAAATCTATAGGAAGTTTGGCACATATAGTTCCTGCAAGGAGACCTTTGGTTGAAGATATGCATAGACTAGAGGGTACAAGTGTTAGATTTAGTGTCAAAAATTTAGAGGCATTGTTGGCTTGTGTTCAAGCTAAGTCTTCATTAGTTGAGCGCATTAAGGCCACCCAATATGAGGATGAGCGTTTTTGCAAGTACAGAGATGAGGCCTTAGCTGGTAAAAGTAAGGATATGATTGTTGAAAGTGATGGTGTTCTTCAAATGGGTGACAGGCTATGTGTCGCAGACGTAGATGGGTTGAGACATGCTATTCTTATAGAAGCTCACAACTCTAGATACACTATACATCCCGAAtccacaaaaat gtcaaggcATCAACGACCAGCAGGACTACTACAACAAATTGAGATTCTAGAGTGGACATGGGAAAgaattaccatggattttgtgacTGGCCTACCCCATACTCTTAGAGGTTATGATTCTGTGTGGGTAATTGTAGATCGACTgacaaaatcagcacactttttgccagcGAAGACTACATATGGTGGAGTGAG ACAAAAGTCTTATGCTGATAAGAGTAGAAGAGATTTAGTGTTTACAATTGAGGACAAAGTGTTCCTACGAGTCtcccctatgaaaggtgtgatacGGTTTGGGAAAAGAGGCAAGTTGAGCCTCAGGTTTATAGGACCGTATGAGATACTAGACCGAGTGAGAGCTGTGGCTTATCGTTTGGCACTTCCTCCTGAGTTGTCGTttattcatccagtgtttcatgtctcAATGCTAAGGAAATGTATATCAGACTCATCTCAGATGCTTGAAGCACCTACTATACCGCTTGATGAGAAGTTGTCTTACGAGGAGGAACCGATGGCTATTGCtaataggcaagtaagaaagctACGGTCAAAAGAAATTGAGTTTGTAAAAGTCTTATGGCGAAATCATACAGTTGAAGAAGCTACTTGA